A genomic region of Venturia canescens isolate UGA chromosome 7, ASM1945775v1, whole genome shotgun sequence contains the following coding sequences:
- the lark gene encoding RNA-binding protein lark isoform X15, translating into MPGFSSVGTFKIFIGNLADKTSNADIKPLFEKYGKVVECDVVKNYGFVHMENEEAGRDAIQKLNSSLVHGQPIKCEAAKSRKGPNTPTTKIFVGNLTDNTKAPQVRELFAKFGTVVECDIVRNYGFVHLEATGDVNDAIKELNGMIVDGQPMKVQVSTSRVRQRPGMGDPEQCYRCGRGGHWSKECPKGGMGGGGPDRNGFRDRMFGRDPYPPPPPPPFLRDRLMGGGRFGDYDSYYDRRGFEDTRDLYERRFSGMTGPRDMGSSSTMRGRDFPPMPPMPAALGMGTMRDSAFSRGNDYGMFSRRSPPPSGNNGRFSRGMYEDFSRDSFEERSRPGLRGPSPSRRFAPY; encoded by the exons ATGCCAGGTTTTAGCAGTGTCGGAAcattcaaaatcttcattggCAATCTTGCCGATAAGACCTCAAACGCAGACATAAAACCTTTGttcgaaaagtatggaaaaGTCGTGGAATGTGATGTCGTTAAAAACTATGGTTTTGTG CACATGGAGAACGAAGAGGCCGGCAGGGATGCCATTCAAAAGCTGAACAGCTCGCTGGTTCACGGCCAGCCGATAAAATGTGAGGCTGCTAAGAGCCGAAAAGGGCCAAATACACCAACAACGAAAATATTCGTTGGAAATTTAACCGATAATACCAAGGCTCCTCAAGTTCGCGAACTTTTCGCGAAATTTGGAACGGTCGTCGAATGTGATATTGTTCGAAATTACGGTTTCGTACATCTCGAGGCAACTGGTGATGTAAACGATGCTATCAAGGAGCTCAATGGTATGATCGTCGACGGACAGCCAATGAAAGTACAAGTGTCAACCAGTCGGGTCAGACAGAGGCCTGGAATGGGCGACCCCGAGCAATGTTACCGATGCGGACGCGGTGGACATTGGTCAAAAGAGTGTCCAAAGGGAGGCATGGGTGGAGGCGGTCCGGACAGAAATGGTTTCAGGGACAGAATGTTTGGACGAGACCCGTATcctccaccaccaccaccgcctTTCCTCAGGGACAGACTCATGGGTGGTGGTCGCTTTGGA GACTACGACAGCTATTACGACAGGAGAGGATTCGAGGACACGAGAGATCTCTACGAAAGGCGGTTTTCGGGTATGACAGGACCTCGTGACATGGGCAGTAGTAGTACCATGCGCGGACGTGATTTCCCACCAATGCCTCCTATGCCTGCTGCTCTAGGTATGGGAACCATGCGTGACAGTGCTTTCTCACGAGGCAACGATTACGGAATGTTCAGCAGACGATCGCCACCGCCAAGCGGCAATAACGGACGTTTCAG
- the tkv gene encoding bone morphogenetic protein receptor type-1B produces the protein MAVPLSAKIPGCTSGCKYYGLWLGICVLLATTISANAITCYCEGHCPDDRQNGTCEGRPGGHCFSAVEEVWDSEIGEYVPEFSFGCLPPDEQGFMQCKGYLVPHLQGKSIMCCNTTALCNKNLFPEYQPRPTPPPDPIALGSGVPLVILAATLSVCLIVFSIAMIIIYRRYRRKERGPCLVPSQGTLKDLIEQSSGSGSGLPLLVQRTIAKQLALSQCVGKGRYGEVWLARWRGEKVAVKVFFTLEEASWFRETEIYQTVLMRHDNILGFIAADIKGTGSWTQMLLITDYHERGSLHDYLQTTVLDHPSLLAICLSIASGIAHLHTEIFGTRGKPAIAHRDIKSRNILVKRNGECALADFGLAVRFISESGEIDIAPNTRVGTRRYMAPEVLDESLNTSSFDAFKMADMYSVGLVLWEVCRRCVTGGKVSTAEPYALPYHDVVPSDPDFEDMRLAVCVKRLRPIIPSRWEHDPVLFALSKLMIECWHGNPAVRLTALRVKKTMSKLHIDNAIKIV, from the exons CTAACGCGATAACTTGTTACTGCGAGGGACACTGTCCGGACGACCGGCAAAATGGTACCTGCGAGGGACGTCCCGGCGGACACTGCTTCAGTGCAGTCGAAGAAGTGTGGGACTCGGAGATCGGGGAATACGTGCCGGAGTTTTCGTTCGGCTGTTTGCCCCCGGACGAGCAGGGATTTATGCAATGCAAGGGCTACCTCGTGCCCCACTTGCAGGGCAAAAGCATAATGTGCTGCAACACGACAGCGCTGTGCAATAAGAACTTATTCCCCGAATATCAGCCGCGTCCAACGCCGCCGCCGGATCCAATCGCGCTCGGTTCCGGCGTGCCGCTCGTAATACTCGCTGCTACGCTCTCCGTTTGCCTCATCGTTTTCAGCATAgcgatgataataatatacagAAGATACAGAAGGAAAGAGCGCGGGCCTTGCTTGGTCCCGTCGCAGGGGACTCTGAAGGACCTCATCGAGCAGAGCAGCGGCTCGGGCTCGGGTCTGCCCTTGCTCGTGCAGCGGACGATTGCGAAGCAATTGGCCCTTTCGCAGTGCGTCGGCAAAGGACGGTACGGCGAGGTTTGGCTGGCTCGTTGGCGAGGCGAAAAAGTTGCGGTTAAAGTATTTTTCACCCTTGAGGAAGCCTCGTGGTTCCGTGAAACGGAAATCTATCAGACCGTCCTCATGAGACACGACAACATACTCGGCTTCATCGCCGCCGATATCAAAGGCACCGGCTCCTGGACCCAGATGTTACTAATCACCGATTATCACGAGCGCGGATCTCTTCACGATTATCTACAAACCACCGTACTCGATCATCCCAGCTTACTCGCCATTTGCCTATCCATCGCTTCCGGTATTGCTCATCTTCATACCGAAATATTCGGCACCAGAGGCAAACCGGCCATCGCTCACAGAGACATAAAAAGCCGGAATATTCTTGTCAAAAGAAATGGCGAGTGCGCTCTTGCTGACTTTGGTCTTGCTGTTAGATTTATAAG CGAAAGCGGCGAGATCGACATAGCGCCGAACACAAGAGTGGGGACGAGGAGATACATGGCGCCGGAGGTCCTCGACGAGAGCTTGAACACGTCCTCATTCGATGCCTTCAAGATGGCCGATATGTACTCCGTCGGGCTCGTACTGTGGGAGGTTTGCAGGCGATGCGTTACCGGTGGTAAAGTCAGTACTGCCGAGCCCTACGCTCTCCCTTATCACGATGTCGTACCCAGTGATCCTGACTTCGAGGACATGAGACTAGCCGTATGCGTCAAGAGGCTAAGGCCAATCATTCCGTCGAGATGGGAACACGATCCG gtCCTGTTTGCTCTGAGCAAATTAATGATAGAGTGCTGGCACGGAAATCCGGCTGTGCGATTAACAGCGTTAcgcgtgaaaaaaacaatgtcaAAGTTACACATCGACAACGCCATCAAGATCGTGTAG
- the lark gene encoding RNA-binding protein lark isoform X14, with product MPGFSSVGTFKIFIGNLADKTSNADIKPLFEKYGKVVECDVVKNYGFVHMENEEAGRDAIQKLNSSLVHGQPIKCEAAKSRKGPNTPTTKIFVGNLTDNTKAPQVRELFAKFGTVVECDIVRNYGFVHLEATGDVNDAIKELNGMIVDGQPMKVQVSTSRVRQRPGMGDPEQCYRCGRGGHWSKECPKGGMGGGGPDRNGFRDRMFGRDPYPPPPPPPFLRDRLMGGGRFGVEQDYDSYYDRRGFEDTRDLYERRFSGMTGPRDMGSSSTMRGRDFPPMPPMPAALGMGTMRDSAFSRGNDYGMFSRRSPPPSGNNGRFRGMYEDFSRDSFEERRNFRPR from the exons ATGCCAGGTTTTAGCAGTGTCGGAAcattcaaaatcttcattggCAATCTTGCCGATAAGACCTCAAACGCAGACATAAAACCTTTGttcgaaaagtatggaaaaGTCGTGGAATGTGATGTCGTTAAAAACTATGGTTTTGTG CACATGGAGAACGAAGAGGCCGGCAGGGATGCCATTCAAAAGCTGAACAGCTCGCTGGTTCACGGCCAGCCGATAAAATGTGAGGCTGCTAAGAGCCGAAAAGGGCCAAATACACCAACAACGAAAATATTCGTTGGAAATTTAACCGATAATACCAAGGCTCCTCAAGTTCGCGAACTTTTCGCGAAATTTGGAACGGTCGTCGAATGTGATATTGTTCGAAATTACGGTTTCGTACATCTCGAGGCAACTGGTGATGTAAACGATGCTATCAAGGAGCTCAATGGTATGATCGTCGACGGACAGCCAATGAAAGTACAAGTGTCAACCAGTCGGGTCAGACAGAGGCCTGGAATGGGCGACCCCGAGCAATGTTACCGATGCGGACGCGGTGGACATTGGTCAAAAGAGTGTCCAAAGGGAGGCATGGGTGGAGGCGGTCCGGACAGAAATGGTTTCAGGGACAGAATGTTTGGACGAGACCCGTATcctccaccaccaccaccgcctTTCCTCAGGGACAGACTCATGGGTGGTGGTCGCTTTGGA GTCGAGCAGGACTACGACAGCTATTACGACAGGAGAGGATTCGAGGACACGAGAGATCTCTACGAAAGGCGGTTTTCGGGTATGACAGGACCTCGTGACATGGGCAGTAGTAGTACCATGCGCGGACGTGATTTCCCACCAATGCCTCCTATGCCTGCTGCTCTAGGTATGGGAACCATGCGTGACAGTGCTTTCTCACGAGGCAACGATTACGGAATGTTCAGCAGACGATCGCCACCGCCAAGCGGCAATAACGGACGTTTCAG
- the lark gene encoding RNA-binding protein lark isoform X12: MPGFSSVGTFKIFIGNLADKTSNADIKPLFEKYGKVVECDVVKNYGFVHMENEEAGRDAIQKLNSSLVHGQPIKCEAAKSRKGPNTPTTKIFVGNLTDNTKAPQVRELFAKFGTVVECDIVRNYGFVHLEATGDVNDAIKELNGMIVDGQPMKVQVSTSRVRQRPGMGDPEQCYRCGRGGHWSKECPKGGMGGGGPDRNGFRDRMFGRDPYPPPPPPPFLRDRLMGGGRFGVEQDYDSYYDRRGFEDTRDLYERRFSGMTGPRDMGSSSTMRGRDFPPMPPMPAALGMGTMRDSAFSRGNDYGMFSRRSPPPSGNNGRFRGMYEDFSRDSFEERRPGLRGPSPSRRFAPY; this comes from the exons ATGCCAGGTTTTAGCAGTGTCGGAAcattcaaaatcttcattggCAATCTTGCCGATAAGACCTCAAACGCAGACATAAAACCTTTGttcgaaaagtatggaaaaGTCGTGGAATGTGATGTCGTTAAAAACTATGGTTTTGTG CACATGGAGAACGAAGAGGCCGGCAGGGATGCCATTCAAAAGCTGAACAGCTCGCTGGTTCACGGCCAGCCGATAAAATGTGAGGCTGCTAAGAGCCGAAAAGGGCCAAATACACCAACAACGAAAATATTCGTTGGAAATTTAACCGATAATACCAAGGCTCCTCAAGTTCGCGAACTTTTCGCGAAATTTGGAACGGTCGTCGAATGTGATATTGTTCGAAATTACGGTTTCGTACATCTCGAGGCAACTGGTGATGTAAACGATGCTATCAAGGAGCTCAATGGTATGATCGTCGACGGACAGCCAATGAAAGTACAAGTGTCAACCAGTCGGGTCAGACAGAGGCCTGGAATGGGCGACCCCGAGCAATGTTACCGATGCGGACGCGGTGGACATTGGTCAAAAGAGTGTCCAAAGGGAGGCATGGGTGGAGGCGGTCCGGACAGAAATGGTTTCAGGGACAGAATGTTTGGACGAGACCCGTATcctccaccaccaccaccgcctTTCCTCAGGGACAGACTCATGGGTGGTGGTCGCTTTGGA GTCGAGCAGGACTACGACAGCTATTACGACAGGAGAGGATTCGAGGACACGAGAGATCTCTACGAAAGGCGGTTTTCGGGTATGACAGGACCTCGTGACATGGGCAGTAGTAGTACCATGCGCGGACGTGATTTCCCACCAATGCCTCCTATGCCTGCTGCTCTAGGTATGGGAACCATGCGTGACAGTGCTTTCTCACGAGGCAACGATTACGGAATGTTCAGCAGACGATCGCCACCGCCAAGCGGCAATAACGGACGTTTCAG
- the lark gene encoding RNA-binding protein lark isoform X10, which yields MPGFSSVGTFKIFIGNLADKTSNADIKPLFEKYGKVVECDVVKNYGFVHMENEEAGRDAIQKLNSSLVHGQPIKCEAAKSRKGPNTPTTKIFVGNLTDNTKAPQVRELFAKFGTVVECDIVRNYGFVHLEATGDVNDAIKELNGMIVDGQPMKVQVSTSRVRQRPGMGDPEQCYRCGRGGHWSKECPKGGMGGGGPDRNGFRDRMFGRDPYPPPPPPPFLRDRLMGGGRFGVEQDYDSYYDRRGFEDTRDLYERRFSGMTGPRDMGSSSTMRGRDFPPMPPMPAALGMGTMRDSAFSRGNDYGMFSRRSPPPSGNNGRFRGMYEDFSRDSFEERSRPGLRGPSPSRRFAPY from the exons ATGCCAGGTTTTAGCAGTGTCGGAAcattcaaaatcttcattggCAATCTTGCCGATAAGACCTCAAACGCAGACATAAAACCTTTGttcgaaaagtatggaaaaGTCGTGGAATGTGATGTCGTTAAAAACTATGGTTTTGTG CACATGGAGAACGAAGAGGCCGGCAGGGATGCCATTCAAAAGCTGAACAGCTCGCTGGTTCACGGCCAGCCGATAAAATGTGAGGCTGCTAAGAGCCGAAAAGGGCCAAATACACCAACAACGAAAATATTCGTTGGAAATTTAACCGATAATACCAAGGCTCCTCAAGTTCGCGAACTTTTCGCGAAATTTGGAACGGTCGTCGAATGTGATATTGTTCGAAATTACGGTTTCGTACATCTCGAGGCAACTGGTGATGTAAACGATGCTATCAAGGAGCTCAATGGTATGATCGTCGACGGACAGCCAATGAAAGTACAAGTGTCAACCAGTCGGGTCAGACAGAGGCCTGGAATGGGCGACCCCGAGCAATGTTACCGATGCGGACGCGGTGGACATTGGTCAAAAGAGTGTCCAAAGGGAGGCATGGGTGGAGGCGGTCCGGACAGAAATGGTTTCAGGGACAGAATGTTTGGACGAGACCCGTATcctccaccaccaccaccgcctTTCCTCAGGGACAGACTCATGGGTGGTGGTCGCTTTGGA GTCGAGCAGGACTACGACAGCTATTACGACAGGAGAGGATTCGAGGACACGAGAGATCTCTACGAAAGGCGGTTTTCGGGTATGACAGGACCTCGTGACATGGGCAGTAGTAGTACCATGCGCGGACGTGATTTCCCACCAATGCCTCCTATGCCTGCTGCTCTAGGTATGGGAACCATGCGTGACAGTGCTTTCTCACGAGGCAACGATTACGGAATGTTCAGCAGACGATCGCCACCGCCAAGCGGCAATAACGGACGTTTCAG
- the lark gene encoding RNA-binding protein lark isoform X8 produces MPGFSSVGTFKIFIGNLADKTSNADIKPLFEKYGKVVECDVVKNYGFVHMENEEAGRDAIQKLNSSLVHGQPIKCEAAKSRKGPNTPTTKIFVGNLTDNTKAPQVRELFAKFGTVVECDIVRNYGFVHLEATGDVNDAIKELNGMIVDGQPMKVQVSTSRVRQRPGMGDPEQCYRCGRGGHWSKECPKGGMGGGGPDRNGFRDRMFGRDPYPPPPPPPFLRDRLMGGGRFGVEQDYDSYYDRRGFEDTRDLYERRFSGMTGPRDMGSSSTMRGRDFPPMPPMPAALGMGTMRDSAFSRGNDYGMFSRRSPPPSGNNGRFSRGMYEDFSRDSFEERSRPGLRGPSPSRRFAPY; encoded by the exons ATGCCAGGTTTTAGCAGTGTCGGAAcattcaaaatcttcattggCAATCTTGCCGATAAGACCTCAAACGCAGACATAAAACCTTTGttcgaaaagtatggaaaaGTCGTGGAATGTGATGTCGTTAAAAACTATGGTTTTGTG CACATGGAGAACGAAGAGGCCGGCAGGGATGCCATTCAAAAGCTGAACAGCTCGCTGGTTCACGGCCAGCCGATAAAATGTGAGGCTGCTAAGAGCCGAAAAGGGCCAAATACACCAACAACGAAAATATTCGTTGGAAATTTAACCGATAATACCAAGGCTCCTCAAGTTCGCGAACTTTTCGCGAAATTTGGAACGGTCGTCGAATGTGATATTGTTCGAAATTACGGTTTCGTACATCTCGAGGCAACTGGTGATGTAAACGATGCTATCAAGGAGCTCAATGGTATGATCGTCGACGGACAGCCAATGAAAGTACAAGTGTCAACCAGTCGGGTCAGACAGAGGCCTGGAATGGGCGACCCCGAGCAATGTTACCGATGCGGACGCGGTGGACATTGGTCAAAAGAGTGTCCAAAGGGAGGCATGGGTGGAGGCGGTCCGGACAGAAATGGTTTCAGGGACAGAATGTTTGGACGAGACCCGTATcctccaccaccaccaccgcctTTCCTCAGGGACAGACTCATGGGTGGTGGTCGCTTTGGA GTCGAGCAGGACTACGACAGCTATTACGACAGGAGAGGATTCGAGGACACGAGAGATCTCTACGAAAGGCGGTTTTCGGGTATGACAGGACCTCGTGACATGGGCAGTAGTAGTACCATGCGCGGACGTGATTTCCCACCAATGCCTCCTATGCCTGCTGCTCTAGGTATGGGAACCATGCGTGACAGTGCTTTCTCACGAGGCAACGATTACGGAATGTTCAGCAGACGATCGCCACCGCCAAGCGGCAATAACGGACGTTTCAG
- the lark gene encoding RNA-binding protein lark isoform X13, which produces MPGFSSVGTFKIFIGNLADKTSNADIKPLFEKYGKVVECDVVKNYGFVHMENEEAGRDAIQKLNSSLVHGQPIKCEAAKSRKGPNTPTTKIFVGNLTDNTKAPQVRELFAKFGTVVECDIVRNYGFVHLEATGDVNDAIKELNGMIVDGQPMKVQVSTSRVRQRPGMGDPEQCYRCGRGGHWSKECPKGGMGGGGPDRNGFRDRMFGRDPYPPPPPPPFLRDRLMGGGRFGVEQDYDSYYDRRGFEDTRDLYERRFSGMTGPRDMGSSSTMRGRDFPPMPPMPAALGMGTMRDSAFSRGNDYGMFSRRSPPPSGNNGRFSRGMYEDFSRDSFEERRNFRPR; this is translated from the exons ATGCCAGGTTTTAGCAGTGTCGGAAcattcaaaatcttcattggCAATCTTGCCGATAAGACCTCAAACGCAGACATAAAACCTTTGttcgaaaagtatggaaaaGTCGTGGAATGTGATGTCGTTAAAAACTATGGTTTTGTG CACATGGAGAACGAAGAGGCCGGCAGGGATGCCATTCAAAAGCTGAACAGCTCGCTGGTTCACGGCCAGCCGATAAAATGTGAGGCTGCTAAGAGCCGAAAAGGGCCAAATACACCAACAACGAAAATATTCGTTGGAAATTTAACCGATAATACCAAGGCTCCTCAAGTTCGCGAACTTTTCGCGAAATTTGGAACGGTCGTCGAATGTGATATTGTTCGAAATTACGGTTTCGTACATCTCGAGGCAACTGGTGATGTAAACGATGCTATCAAGGAGCTCAATGGTATGATCGTCGACGGACAGCCAATGAAAGTACAAGTGTCAACCAGTCGGGTCAGACAGAGGCCTGGAATGGGCGACCCCGAGCAATGTTACCGATGCGGACGCGGTGGACATTGGTCAAAAGAGTGTCCAAAGGGAGGCATGGGTGGAGGCGGTCCGGACAGAAATGGTTTCAGGGACAGAATGTTTGGACGAGACCCGTATcctccaccaccaccaccgcctTTCCTCAGGGACAGACTCATGGGTGGTGGTCGCTTTGGA GTCGAGCAGGACTACGACAGCTATTACGACAGGAGAGGATTCGAGGACACGAGAGATCTCTACGAAAGGCGGTTTTCGGGTATGACAGGACCTCGTGACATGGGCAGTAGTAGTACCATGCGCGGACGTGATTTCCCACCAATGCCTCCTATGCCTGCTGCTCTAGGTATGGGAACCATGCGTGACAGTGCTTTCTCACGAGGCAACGATTACGGAATGTTCAGCAGACGATCGCCACCGCCAAGCGGCAATAACGGACGTTTCAG
- the lark gene encoding RNA-binding protein lark isoform X9, with product MPGFSSVGTFKIFIGNLADKTSNADIKPLFEKYGKVVECDVVKNYGFVHMENEEAGRDAIQKLNSSLVHGQPIKCEAAKSRKGPNTPTTKIFVGNLTDNTKAPQVRELFAKFGTVVECDIVRNYGFVHLEATGDVNDAIKELNGMIVDGQPMKVQVSTSRVRQRPGMGDPEQCYRCGRGGHWSKECPKGGMGGGGPDRNGFRDRMFGRDPYPPPPPPPFLRDRLMGGGRFGVEQDYDSYYDRRGFEDTRDLYERRFSGMTGPRDMGSSSTMRGRDFPPMPPMPAALGMGTMRDSAFSRGNDYGMFSRRSPPPSGNNGRFSRGMYEDFSRDSFEERRPGLRGPSPSRRFAPY from the exons ATGCCAGGTTTTAGCAGTGTCGGAAcattcaaaatcttcattggCAATCTTGCCGATAAGACCTCAAACGCAGACATAAAACCTTTGttcgaaaagtatggaaaaGTCGTGGAATGTGATGTCGTTAAAAACTATGGTTTTGTG CACATGGAGAACGAAGAGGCCGGCAGGGATGCCATTCAAAAGCTGAACAGCTCGCTGGTTCACGGCCAGCCGATAAAATGTGAGGCTGCTAAGAGCCGAAAAGGGCCAAATACACCAACAACGAAAATATTCGTTGGAAATTTAACCGATAATACCAAGGCTCCTCAAGTTCGCGAACTTTTCGCGAAATTTGGAACGGTCGTCGAATGTGATATTGTTCGAAATTACGGTTTCGTACATCTCGAGGCAACTGGTGATGTAAACGATGCTATCAAGGAGCTCAATGGTATGATCGTCGACGGACAGCCAATGAAAGTACAAGTGTCAACCAGTCGGGTCAGACAGAGGCCTGGAATGGGCGACCCCGAGCAATGTTACCGATGCGGACGCGGTGGACATTGGTCAAAAGAGTGTCCAAAGGGAGGCATGGGTGGAGGCGGTCCGGACAGAAATGGTTTCAGGGACAGAATGTTTGGACGAGACCCGTATcctccaccaccaccaccgcctTTCCTCAGGGACAGACTCATGGGTGGTGGTCGCTTTGGA GTCGAGCAGGACTACGACAGCTATTACGACAGGAGAGGATTCGAGGACACGAGAGATCTCTACGAAAGGCGGTTTTCGGGTATGACAGGACCTCGTGACATGGGCAGTAGTAGTACCATGCGCGGACGTGATTTCCCACCAATGCCTCCTATGCCTGCTGCTCTAGGTATGGGAACCATGCGTGACAGTGCTTTCTCACGAGGCAACGATTACGGAATGTTCAGCAGACGATCGCCACCGCCAAGCGGCAATAACGGACGTTTCAG